In Oceanispirochaeta sp., the following are encoded in one genomic region:
- the amrB gene encoding AmmeMemoRadiSam system protein B yields MDILKKEIRKPIVRGLFYPETPLELSEKVHELLHGFPPGDAQLILCPHGTWEKTGLSIGAAFAAASLFKPDKILLLGPVHREKDRRVFYLSEKKYFETPLGLVDVDRKTCRTLAEKSDLFIYNDSPHMEEHALELQLPFIQILFPQIEIIPLLAGSLKRSELKKAAGLLKKTVFTDKQKILIILSANMSRYGLASETEVETRTFMENLSLPLKSSLLELEREGKISSCGSILMTLMSDLGIFEDSSPVILGESKTEVSDRGEIKAVYYAGISWS; encoded by the coding sequence ATGGATATTTTAAAAAAAGAGATCCGTAAGCCCATTGTGAGGGGCTTGTTCTATCCTGAAACTCCCCTGGAACTGTCGGAAAAAGTCCATGAGCTCCTGCACGGATTCCCCCCGGGAGACGCACAGCTGATCCTCTGCCCCCACGGGACCTGGGAGAAAACAGGACTTTCCATTGGGGCGGCCTTTGCAGCGGCATCGCTTTTCAAGCCGGATAAAATTCTACTGTTAGGACCGGTTCACAGGGAAAAAGACCGCCGGGTCTTCTATCTGAGTGAAAAAAAGTATTTTGAGACACCCCTCGGACTCGTCGATGTAGACAGAAAAACCTGCCGAACCCTGGCAGAAAAGTCAGATCTATTTATTTATAATGATTCACCCCATATGGAAGAACATGCTCTGGAACTGCAGCTTCCCTTCATTCAGATTCTGTTTCCACAAATTGAAATCATTCCCCTCCTGGCAGGCAGTCTCAAGCGGTCAGAACTGAAAAAGGCGGCCGGATTATTGAAGAAAACAGTCTTCACTGACAAGCAGAAGATTTTGATAATCCTGTCGGCCAATATGAGCCGCTATGGTCTGGCCTCGGAGACAGAAGTCGAAACCCGGACATTTATGGAGAACCTCAGCCTGCCTCTGAAAAGCTCCCTTCTTGAACTCGAAAGAGAAGGAAAGATAAGCAGCTGCGGGAGTATTTTGATGACTTTAATGTCGGATCTGGGAATTTTTGAGGATTCATCTCCCGTCATTCTGGGTGAATCCAAAACGGAAGTCTCAGACAGAGGTGAAATAAAAGCCGTGTATTATGCAGGAATCAGCT
- a CDS encoding NFACT family protein — MSLNWLEINRVLEELPLEGAFLQNIRQCSYTQLILEFHRPGKSFNILVCLDRKGLRLHEIQGRPPSLSKPPRFTSYMRSRIKGARVTGARQLGADRIIRVDLKKGEREDKLYIRLWGGASNLILCNHEDKILDAFSRRPARKEIPGELFMPEEEGKPPGKDYQSRLLPEGFGSYSEFLEELYGTREKEEKITDLKDRLRRSLEYRQNSIKASLKNQEKKLDDYRNEEKYRRMADTLMSYSHLIERGQAEFRTPDSDEMIPLDPAKTAIANGQDYYKKAGKASRGRDLREEEIINLRMRLAQIEKDLEDLEVLDDPEDLEALLPAVKEQKKESGPGIPGLSFTSGTFTILVGRSAKENESLLGRYVRGNDYWLHSRDSPGAYVFIRLPRGKTVPLEVLLDAGNLALFYSKSKESGAADLYYTQVKYLRKPKEGKKGLVLPTHEKNLFVKLDDSRINRLKGKV; from the coding sequence ATGAGCTTAAACTGGCTTGAAATTAATCGGGTCCTGGAAGAACTGCCCCTGGAGGGAGCCTTCCTTCAGAATATCCGCCAGTGCAGCTACACCCAGCTGATTCTAGAGTTTCACCGCCCGGGAAAAAGTTTTAATATCCTCGTCTGTCTGGACAGAAAAGGCCTCAGACTCCACGAGATACAAGGCCGCCCCCCCTCTCTCTCCAAACCTCCCCGATTCACGTCTTATATGAGATCCAGAATCAAGGGAGCCCGTGTGACCGGAGCCCGGCAGCTGGGTGCGGACAGAATAATCAGGGTTGATCTGAAGAAAGGAGAGCGGGAAGATAAACTGTACATAAGACTCTGGGGGGGAGCATCCAATCTGATCCTCTGCAATCATGAGGATAAGATCCTGGATGCCTTCTCAAGACGGCCTGCCCGGAAAGAAATTCCGGGAGAACTCTTTATGCCCGAAGAGGAGGGAAAGCCTCCCGGGAAAGACTACCAGTCCCGCCTATTACCAGAAGGCTTCGGCAGCTACAGTGAGTTTCTGGAAGAACTGTATGGAACCCGGGAAAAAGAGGAAAAAATCACTGATTTGAAGGATAGGCTTCGCAGGAGCCTTGAATACAGGCAAAACAGCATCAAAGCCAGCCTGAAAAATCAGGAAAAGAAACTGGATGATTACAGGAATGAAGAGAAATACAGGAGGATGGCGGATACACTGATGTCCTATTCCCATCTGATAGAACGGGGACAGGCAGAATTCAGGACCCCCGACTCGGACGAAATGATTCCTCTTGATCCGGCAAAAACAGCCATTGCGAATGGGCAGGACTACTATAAGAAGGCTGGCAAGGCCTCCCGGGGCAGGGATCTCAGAGAAGAGGAGATCATAAACCTGAGGATGCGTCTGGCACAGATAGAGAAGGATCTGGAAGATCTTGAGGTTCTGGACGACCCGGAAGATCTGGAAGCCCTGTTGCCCGCCGTGAAGGAACAGAAAAAAGAGTCGGGTCCCGGTATTCCGGGATTGAGTTTCACATCGGGAACTTTTACCATACTGGTAGGACGGTCTGCCAAAGAAAACGAATCACTTCTGGGCCGATATGTGAGAGGAAACGACTACTGGCTGCACAGCAGAGATTCTCCGGGGGCCTATGTGTTCATCCGCCTTCCCCGGGGAAAAACGGTCCCTCTGGAGGTCCTTCTGGATGCGGGAAACCTGGCCCTGTTTTACAGCAAGTCTAAAGAATCGGGTGCGGCCGACCTCTACTACACTCAGGTGAAATACCTGAGAAAACCGAAGGAAGGGAAAAAAGGGTTGGTTCTGCCCACCCACGAAAAAAATCTGTTTGTGAAACTGGACGACTCCAGAATAAATCGGCTGAAAGGAAAGGTGTGA
- a CDS encoding macro domain-containing protein, whose translation MKLLQGRIETICGDITRIPCDVLVNAANSSLLGGGGVDGAIHRAAGPALLRACRRVRNEEYPHGLPPGEAVLTEPGDLKLRGIIHTVGPVWTGGTAGEPGVLASCYRNCLALADLGQFKILAFPAISTGVYAYPPSLAAQTVYETLKSTLPTLKFPEKVLLVFFSSAGESTFLEAIRPLTNEMTAESIE comes from the coding sequence ATGAAATTATTACAGGGACGCATCGAAACAATCTGCGGCGATATCACCCGGATACCCTGCGATGTGCTCGTCAATGCGGCCAACTCCAGCCTTCTGGGAGGCGGCGGTGTGGATGGCGCCATTCACAGGGCTGCCGGTCCGGCTCTCCTGAGGGCCTGCCGCAGGGTCAGGAATGAAGAGTACCCCCATGGACTGCCTCCGGGCGAAGCGGTTCTGACAGAACCGGGAGATCTGAAACTCCGGGGGATAATCCATACGGTAGGACCCGTCTGGACGGGAGGAACCGCGGGAGAACCCGGGGTGCTTGCCTCGTGCTACAGGAACTGTCTCGCCCTGGCAGATCTCGGACAGTTTAAAATATTGGCCTTTCCGGCCATCTCTACGGGAGTGTACGCATATCCTCCATCACTGGCGGCCCAGACTGTCTATGAAACACTGAAGAGCACCCTTCCCACCCTGAAGTTTCCGGAAAAAGTCCTTCTTGTTTTTTTCTCATCCGCAGGAGAAAGCACTTTCCTGGAAGCCATTAGACCTCTTACGAATGAGATGACAGCTGAGTCAATCGAATGA
- a CDS encoding substrate-binding domain-containing protein, with translation MKKAAIILLSLVMLASMSMGLFANGQSNGGKKKLKVGLSFSDFDTERWSTEADAMEKLFTEAGAEVVIQVANHDARLQNDQIANMITGGVDVLLIVAEDGAAAATAVDDAAAEGVKVIAYDRLIKSANLSAYISFDNVAVGEAQAKGIISRVSKGRYVMLGGSPTDNNAVLFRKGQMNIVQPLVDKGDITIVADQWVENWDNAIATTKMENILTAIDNGVDAVVASNDGTALGALQAMKAQGLAGKVPISGQDATTAGCKSIVEGDLSMTVFKDLRKLMPLAVETTLALGRGEAITGMTSYTLKELTGDNLTGEVPCKFLKVISVDAKNVYEEVIKSGFQKYDEVYKDIPEDKRPPRV, from the coding sequence ATGAAAAAAGCGGCTATTATTCTGCTTTCTCTCGTGATGCTCGCTTCTATGAGCATGGGACTATTCGCCAACGGTCAATCTAATGGTGGAAAAAAGAAACTGAAAGTCGGTCTTTCTTTCTCTGACTTTGACACAGAAAGATGGTCTACAGAAGCTGATGCCATGGAAAAACTTTTCACCGAAGCCGGTGCGGAAGTTGTTATCCAGGTTGCCAACCATGATGCAAGACTGCAGAACGACCAAATTGCCAATATGATCACAGGTGGTGTTGATGTTCTTCTAATTGTTGCAGAAGACGGTGCTGCCGCGGCTACTGCCGTTGATGATGCCGCTGCGGAAGGCGTAAAAGTTATTGCTTATGACCGCCTGATCAAGTCTGCCAACCTGTCAGCCTATATTTCTTTTGATAACGTAGCTGTTGGTGAAGCCCAGGCTAAAGGGATTATATCCAGAGTTTCTAAGGGTCGCTATGTAATGCTCGGTGGATCTCCCACTGACAACAACGCTGTTCTCTTCAGAAAAGGACAGATGAATATTGTTCAGCCTCTTGTAGACAAGGGTGATATTACTATCGTTGCTGACCAGTGGGTTGAAAACTGGGATAATGCTATTGCTACAACAAAGATGGAAAATATCCTGACAGCTATAGATAATGGTGTTGATGCTGTTGTTGCTTCCAATGACGGTACCGCTCTGGGAGCTCTTCAGGCTATGAAAGCTCAGGGTCTGGCTGGTAAAGTTCCTATCTCAGGACAGGATGCAACTACTGCCGGATGTAAATCTATTGTTGAAGGTGATCTTTCAATGACAGTCTTCAAGGACCTTAGAAAACTGATGCCCCTGGCTGTTGAAACAACTCTGGCTCTTGGTCGTGGAGAAGCTATCACAGGTATGACCTCTTACACACTGAAAGAACTCACCGGTGATAACCTTACCGGCGAAGTTCCCTGCAAGTTCCTGAAAGTTATCTCTGTAGATGCTAAAAATGTTTACGAAGAAGTTATCAAAAGCGGATTCCAGAAATATGATGAAGTTTACAAAGATATTCCTGAAGACAAGAGACCTCCCCGGGTTTAA